A single genomic interval of Hemibagrus wyckioides isolate EC202008001 linkage group LG13, SWU_Hwy_1.0, whole genome shotgun sequence harbors:
- the LOC131363834 gene encoding C-type mannose receptor 2-like isoform X2: MMEKRMYSLLFFTGLVTLVQSVPHKYYLIQQGKTWSDAQAYCRVTHTDLAIVESNEDMVRLQNEAQRQQFNSSAWIGLWNDIHSWRWSLGNEPLGSETFWYFNEPNNGGGNQACAATDTRQWSDKACTDKYPVVCFDENKAGTERFIYVPNSMTWLEAQSYCRQYHTDLTSVKSLTENNIVKGLISGYSWIGLFRDSWKWTDKTNFSTVSWVTGKPDNALKVENCGYIINNQAADALCSDVKPFFCCSDITGQKQTIRVKIQSSQDVKDPAVKAMILKQIYQKLKDHEMAENSTVKWAEQRDGEVFHKKKDNNIGAGNENQQRCDL, encoded by the exons ATGATGGAGAAGAGGATGTACAGCCTTCTGTTTTTCACAG GACTCGTCACCCTCGTCCAGTCCGTCCCTCATAAGTACTATCTGATCCAGCAGGGGAAAACATGGAGTGATGCTCAGGCATACTGCCgggtcacacacactgacctggctATCGTCGAGAGTAATGAGGACATGGTCCGACTGCAGAACGAGGCACAGAGACAACAGTTCAATTCCAGCGCTTGGATCGGACTGTGGAACGACATCCACAGCTGGCGCTGGTCTCTGGGAAATGAGCCGCTGGGATCGGAGACATTTTGGTATTTTAATGAACCGAACAACGGTGGAGGAAACCAGGCGTGTGCTGCGACAGATACGAGGCAGTGGAGTGATAAAGCATGTACTGACAAATACCCCGTTGTGTGTTTTGATG agaATAAAGCTGGCACTGAAAGGTTTATTTACGTCCCTAACAGCATGACGTGGCTTGAAGCTCAGAGTTACTGTAGACAGTATCACACAGACCTGACCAGTGTGAAGAGTCTCACAGAAAACAACATTGTAAAGGGACTGATCTCTGGATACTCGTGGATCGGCCTGTTCAGAGACTCCTGGAAGTGGACGGACAAGACCAACTTCTCCACCGTCAGCTGGGTGACTGGAAAACCTGATAATGCTCTGAAGGTAGAGAATTGTGGTTATATAATTAACAACCAGGCTGCTGATGCGCTCTGCTCAGACGTTAAGCCTTTCTTCTGCTGTTCAG ATATCACTGGACAAAAGCAGACCATAAGGGTGAAGATCCAGTCCAGTCAGGATGTGAAGGATCCTGCAGTAAAAGCCATGATCTTGAAGCAG ATATACCAGAAACTAAAAGATCATGAGATGGCAGagaacagcacagtgaaatgggCAGAACAGAGGGATGGAGAGGTGTTTCACAAGAAGAAGGACAATAATATTGGGGCAGGAAATGAGAACCAGCAAAGATGTGACCTTTAA
- the LOC131363834 gene encoding C-type mannose receptor 2-like isoform X1, which produces MIIHLQKPYLLGDSGTRMMEKRMYSLLFFTGLVTLVQSVPHKYYLIQQGKTWSDAQAYCRVTHTDLAIVESNEDMVRLQNEAQRQQFNSSAWIGLWNDIHSWRWSLGNEPLGSETFWYFNEPNNGGGNQACAATDTRQWSDKACTDKYPVVCFDENKAGTERFIYVPNSMTWLEAQSYCRQYHTDLTSVKSLTENNIVKGLISGYSWIGLFRDSWKWTDKTNFSTVSWVTGKPDNALKVENCGYIINNQAADALCSDVKPFFCCSDITGQKQTIRVKIQSSQDVKDPAVKAMILKQIYQKLKDHEMAENSTVKWAEQRDGEVFHKKKDNNIGAGNENQQRCDL; this is translated from the exons ATGATCATTCATCTGCAGAAACCTTATCtactaggagactcaggaacaCGTATGATGGAGAAGAGGATGTACAGCCTTCTGTTTTTCACAG GACTCGTCACCCTCGTCCAGTCCGTCCCTCATAAGTACTATCTGATCCAGCAGGGGAAAACATGGAGTGATGCTCAGGCATACTGCCgggtcacacacactgacctggctATCGTCGAGAGTAATGAGGACATGGTCCGACTGCAGAACGAGGCACAGAGACAACAGTTCAATTCCAGCGCTTGGATCGGACTGTGGAACGACATCCACAGCTGGCGCTGGTCTCTGGGAAATGAGCCGCTGGGATCGGAGACATTTTGGTATTTTAATGAACCGAACAACGGTGGAGGAAACCAGGCGTGTGCTGCGACAGATACGAGGCAGTGGAGTGATAAAGCATGTACTGACAAATACCCCGTTGTGTGTTTTGATG agaATAAAGCTGGCACTGAAAGGTTTATTTACGTCCCTAACAGCATGACGTGGCTTGAAGCTCAGAGTTACTGTAGACAGTATCACACAGACCTGACCAGTGTGAAGAGTCTCACAGAAAACAACATTGTAAAGGGACTGATCTCTGGATACTCGTGGATCGGCCTGTTCAGAGACTCCTGGAAGTGGACGGACAAGACCAACTTCTCCACCGTCAGCTGGGTGACTGGAAAACCTGATAATGCTCTGAAGGTAGAGAATTGTGGTTATATAATTAACAACCAGGCTGCTGATGCGCTCTGCTCAGACGTTAAGCCTTTCTTCTGCTGTTCAG ATATCACTGGACAAAAGCAGACCATAAGGGTGAAGATCCAGTCCAGTCAGGATGTGAAGGATCCTGCAGTAAAAGCCATGATCTTGAAGCAG ATATACCAGAAACTAAAAGATCATGAGATGGCAGagaacagcacagtgaaatgggCAGAACAGAGGGATGGAGAGGTGTTTCACAAGAAGAAGGACAATAATATTGGGGCAGGAAATGAGAACCAGCAAAGATGTGACCTTTAA